TTTCTGTTTACATAAATTATAGAACATAGACTTCTCTGTATTGAACCTGCTAGTCCTTGTACCTATTTGTTTTgatcttaataaaaaatttatagttttgcTAATATGTTTCAACCTCATTGGTTAACTTTATAGATGGGTAAAAACACAACTTCCAACCCCGAGGCAAAAAAGGCTAGAGCATTATGGGATAATAATTCAAGTTGGACCACTACTTTTTGTAATCTTTGTGTGGAACAGATTCAACTTGGGAATAGGAATAAAGGTGCTGCCTTTAGTACCCTAGGTTGGACCAATATAGTGACCAAATTTTGTGATGAAACCGGTCAAAATTATGATAGGGAGTAATTAAAAAGTAGGTGGGATGTGTTAAAAGGTGATTGGAGATTGTGGGAAAAATTGAGGATGCATGACACAGGTTTAGGTTGGGATACAGCGAAGGGAACAATTCTTGCTCCTGATGATTGGTGGGACCGAAAGTTGAAGGTGAGTTgagtattttattaatatgtagttagttggaaatagtttttttttattgttgttatctGAGTGAAAGCACTTTTACATTTTGTAGGAATTACCCAAAGCTAAAAAATTTCGAGAGAAAGGTCTACAGAATCCAGAACAACTTGATATAATGTTTAGGGATGTTGCAGCAACTGGAGAAGCTGCATGGACCCCTTCTTCAAATACACTCCCTCCAACAATGCCACAAGAGGGTGCTGGTGATTCGGATGGTAGCTCCGAATTTAAGGATAATCAATGTGACATGAGTTTAGACATTGATAGTTTGCAACAAGGACATACTAGTCAATCACGTAGTTCAAGACTTAAGCGAACTAGTGAATCTATACCCTcacagaagaaaaagaagaagataggagGAGCTGCAATGTTGGACAATCGTATTAGTGAATTAATAACTGTATGTAAGAATAAGTCTGAAGGTACTTCTCGAGAGTCACCAAGTTCAGTTGATAATGTCATGGCGATTGTGAGAGCACTTCCTAGAGTGGATAGTAAGTTTGTGGTTCAAGCTTCCTTAGCGTTACTAAAAAAGATACATAGGGATATGTTTCTAACTTTCAAGGAGCCAGAGTTACAGTTGGCATACCTACAAGAATTGATTTCTTGGAAGCAAAAGAAGTGACCAACCTTATGTGATACTCTAATTAGCTTAGGACTAATATTAGCTTATGACTAATATTAGCTTTATGTTGTATTAACTATGTTGTATCAACTTTAAACAATGTTATGTGATATTTAGTATTAGCTTTGGACTAATATATGTGTAATGTAAACACATTTCGACTAATATTAGCTTTTTGTTGTATTAACTTTAAACTAAGTTATGTAATATTTAGTATTAGCTTTGGATTAATATATGTTGATTACTTTGTTAATATATGTTGATTACAAAGTTATGTAATACTTTGTTGATTACTATGTTGATT
This genomic stretch from Quercus robur chromosome 4, dhQueRobu3.1, whole genome shotgun sequence harbors:
- the LOC126722168 gene encoding L10-interacting MYB domain-containing protein-like, with product MHDTGLGWDTAKGTILAPDDWWDRKLKELPKAKKFREKGLQNPEQLDIMFRDVAATGEAAWTPSSNTLPPTMPQEGAGDSDGSSEFKDNQCDMSLDIDSLQQGHTSQSRSSRLKRTSESIPSQKKKKKIGGAAMLDNRISELITVCKNKSEGTSRESPSSVDNVMAIVRALPRVDSKFVVQASLALLKKIHRDMFLTFKEPELQLAYLQELISWKQKK